The Desulfovibrio sp. JC022 nucleotide sequence CTTTCAGCTCCATATAAAAATATATCCTATTATTACTCTTCTATTTCAGCGTAGGAATGGTAGTTGTTTTTAATCCACTTGTCCATACCCTTGGTGTTGTGGTAAATGTCTAATCTTAATAGCCTTTTTCTGGTCGTCTTAGCTGAGCTGTAATAAAAGAGCCTTACTTTTCTGGAAAGACGGGCACTGAATACATTCTGGGTGCCTTTGACTTTGTGGATGTTCATGCCCGGAGTACCGGAATCCTGCACATCAAAGCGGATAAGGGTTTCGATTACCTTTTTAAAGAGTTTGAACTGAGTGGAGTAGACCTTTTCAAGGTCGGCGATAAAGCTGGGCATGGCTTCACTTTTGGTCAGCAGGGATTCGAGTATCTCTGTAACTCTCTCAAAACCTTTTCCGGCACTACCGGTCTTATCGGTTTTGCTTTGCTCCTCAAGCCTGCGTTGCTCGTCCTGAAGCTGTTCCACCTCTTCTTCCAGCAATTGGTGGTAGCCTTTGACTTCTTCCATTTCGGCCACGAGGGTGTTGACCTGCTCCGCGGTCTTTTTGCTTTTGCCGAGGTAGAAATGAAGCATGCGCAGCAGGTGGTCTTCGGTTACCGGTTTGGGGATGAAGTAGGTGAAGACATCAGACTGGGCTTCGTCAGTGGCTTCGGCATCCATTCCGGTCAGCAGGATGACCGGGATATACGGATATTCCTCGCGAATGAACGGCAGGATGTCCACGCCGCTCAGTCCCGAGCCTTCGAAATGGACATCCAGCAGGATCACATCCGGTTCTTCTTCGGATTCCTTCAAAAAGGCCAGAAAGGAGACTGGATCATAGAATGATTCATGCTTTTCCAATATTCCCGCGTCACGGAGGATTGAAACAGTGTATTCGTGCAAACGCGGGTCATCGTCTGCCAAAACAAAAAAATATGGGTCCTGTTCCGGGGTCATTATTTATCTCCTGCTGCTGGAATAGCCCCTGCGGGGCCGAAGGTTCCAAGGGGGATGAGTATTGTTACTTCGAGTCCTTTTGAACCAAGAGTTTCGGTGTTCTTTGCTGAAATGTCAAAACCCATGTTGTCACTGAAAAATTTTACGAAAACAGTTCCCTGTCCCATGGCCTTGCCCTTGCGTTTTGCCGAAGGCACAGCTCTTTTGAATAGGTCCTGCAAACTGTCGTCGGAAACCCCGCCTCCGGTGTCTGCCACTGTTAACTGAGCGTAATTGCCTTGGACGTCGGCGTTTATGGATAAGCGGGGCTTGAATGATTTGAACGCTTCACTACCCTGCCTCAGTAATTCTATCTGGCGCAGCTCCATGGCTGTTTGGCTGTTTCTGATCAGGTTGAGCAGAATCTCCCATGTCTTGTAACGATCTACGAAAATTTCTTCTTCTCTGTTTATCCACTTTTCAAAATTGAATTGCAGGTCTAGTCGTTGCCGGGATTGTTTTTGATCATTTTCAAGCCTATCTGTAAGGTTCAGCGCAAGTTCGTCAAGGCCTATGAGCTGGGGTTTGAAGGAAAGTCTTTTTTCAAGATCACGCAGATGTTCGATGATGCTTTCCTCAAAAGGCGTTACGATCTGGTTATAGAGCTCACGTTCTTTTACTTTGGGCAGGTCGTTTACAATGGTATGAATCTGGGATTTCCATGAGTTCTGGAGAACCATCAGTTCGTCTTTAACCATGTTGGCCTGGATGATCATGTCATCGGTCAGTTTTTCCGTGGCGACCATGAGTTCCAGCTGTCGCCGTCGCTGACGTTCATCACGGATGGATTTTTCTCTATCGATTTTTTCCCGGTCCGCCGGGGATTTACGTTTGGTCATGATGAACATGAAAATGATAGCCACCACATAGAGAGTCATAAAGGAGCGGCTTAGAAAGAGTTTGGATGAGAAATTTCCGGTCATGTGCAGCAGACGGGAAAAAATAAAGGCAAAGAAAATATTGAAAAAGCCTACGTAGGTCATAGTTTCCCGGCCGCCGAGTCTCCATGAAAAGTAGAGACTGGAAACAACCAGAAAGATACAAAAAATGTAATGGCGCGCAATGCTGTCCGTGCCAAGGTCAAAAAGTACGTATGCCAGAACATAGAATAGTGCCAGAGCAGGCAGCCGCCAGCTTTTGTTTTTTAAATGCACATCAGTTTTTTGGTCTGAATTGCCGGATATAATATCAATAATTTTTTTAAGCATAATTTAAATAGGAAATGAATTGTTTTGATGTCAGCTTCTTGTGCCGGATTACCGGGGTATGGGCAAGGGTAGTTTTGAGTCCGGGCTTGACTTTTATACGCTCTGCTTTAACACAACCTGTTGGAAAGCGCGATTGCATTGCTTATAACCGTGCTTTAAGGTGTTTTCAAAACTTCTTTTCTGAAAATGAAGGAATTATGAATAATAAGTCAATCATTCTGGCCCTCACACTCCTCGCAATTTTGGCTTCCGGGTGTGCGAAGCAGCCTTCCCCAGCGACAGATGAACCTTCACTTGTCACCGATGATAATATCGATGTTTCCGAACTTGTGGGGAATGCTCCTCTCAGTTTAGCTGGATTTGTCGAATATGCTGCTTCGCAGCAATATTCGCCCTTGGACAGCATTTATAACCGTCCGCCAGAAGATATGGCCGGGAATTATGTTGTGCAACTCAGTAAGAGCAACGAGGTCGTCAATCTGGACAAGGATGTAACAACCTACGTGCAGGATAGAAATATTCTTGCTGCCGGGTTAAAAAATGGCGTGGTCCGCATGTATGGCGGGCAGGGGTGTGCTGCCGTTCAGGCTGCTTCAGATCCGGTGAATTCCGTGTCATGGTTTTCGGAGTCTCCCTATCTGGCTGTTTCATCCGGAGGAAATAAGGTTGTCGAGGTCTTTAATGTCAAAGAGTGTGCAAGGGTGCGTGTTCATGATGTTAACAGTACCGTGGATATGTTTGCCCTCTCCCCGAGAGGGAGTTGGCTGGCATTGATTGATGTTGCCCGCAGGCTTTGGGTCGGCCCCGCCAACGGTAAATTGCGCAGGATAGACCGCTTTACTTATCAGCCGCTTTCCCTGACCTTTTCCAATGAGGAAGGAATTCTCATGGGAGTGGATACCACCGGAAAAATGGTCATGTGGAGTCCACTTAAGTTGACTCGCATTTTTGATCAGAAAATTAAGGGCGGACCGTTTGAATCTGTAAAGGCCTACGGTTCCCATCTTAATATTGTCACTGAAAAGGGTGAACGTTTCCAGTGGGATGTAAGTAAACGCACTAAGTCTCCGTTTTATGAGCAGGAAGACGGGTTCTTTCTTAAAAACGGAGTGCTTTTATATCGTTCACCGCGCAAGACTTTTTCCAAAAAGGTCCAGTTCAAGCCTGTCTCTTTTGCCGTCGATCGCTCTCCTTCGGGAAAAGTTTACCGGATTAAGGATATTGACGGTTCATTCAGATACTATTCCGCTATTAACGGGACCCCTCTAAAGGATGTTCAGGATTTTGCTGACTGGAAGAAAGTGAAGGTCGGGCGGGATTACGGATTTTCCGAACGTGGCAGGGAGTTTACTCTTGCCGTTCCCATTGCCCAGCGGGAATTTCAGAGGTTGTATTGCAGGTATATACCAAGTAAGGGGTATTACCTCTGGTGGAAAAAAGTTGCCCGCCCGGATGATTATTTCAAATCACGAGGCATGCTTCCCCGTCGTGAGGGGATTGCTGCCGACTCGCCTCTTGAGTGGGAGCCGCTGGAAAGCAAGCGGACTGATATCAGGGATTAAACCCGGATTGGGTTAATAATAAGTAGAGGAAATTATGCAGAAAAAAAGAATTCGTATTGCTGAGCTTAAAAAAGGTCAGCGTGGTTTCAGTCTTATCGAGTTGATGATTGTAATTGTTATTCTCGGCCTGCTGGCCTCCATGCTGGTTCCTAAAATTATGGACCGTCCCAACGAGGCCAGAGTCACCAAGGCCAAGATGGATATGAAGGCCCTTGATTCAGCTTTAAAGCTGTACAAGCTGGATACCGGACGCTATCCCACCACCGAGCAGGGACTTCAGGCTCTGATTACCAAGCCGGAAAGTCGTCCTGTTCCTCGTAATTACCGCAAAGGTGGTTATCTGGATTCCGCCGCAGCCCCTGTTGACCCCTGGGGTTACGACTACATATACAGAAGCCCCGGCGAAGAAGATCGTCCTTATGAACTGATTTCTCTCGGAGCTGACGGCATGGAAGGCGGCGAAGATTACGATGCCGACATCAAGAGCTGGGAATAGCCGGGCTTAATAACATATTATGAATACACATGCTGCCCGCCGTTTTTCAGGCGGACTGACTTTCATAGAACTTTTAATTGTTCTGTTTATTGTGGGCATGGGCTGGTTTACGCTCATGCCCAATCTTGATCTTGCCGGAGACCGGGGTGACGATAGCCTTAGTCTCGCCAACTCCTTTATTTATGAGGCAAGAACGGAAGCGGTGCTAACTGATTCCCGGCAGTCTGTGTATATTGATTTCGAGAACGGGCTGCTAAAATGGAACGGCGAAGAAGTTTCTCTCCCGTCAGAAGTCAGCAGTGGACATTTTAATGAATATCCCATTGATGACAGCGGGGTAGAATTCATCATTTACCCTGAAGGGTTCAGTGATGAAGTGCGCTTGGTTTTTTCCGATGGCTTGACAGTTGTTCTGGATCCTTTGGCAGTCCGTTTCGGGGAGATATAGTTGTGGCCCGTAAGAATGGTTTTTCTTTGATTGAGATCATTGTTGCTTTAACCATTGCTGCAACTCTTTCCATAAGTTTTCTTGGTGTGCAAAGGCAGAGTGCGCTTATGGCCCAGTCGTC carries:
- a CDS encoding response regulator; protein product: MTPEQDPYFFVLADDDPRLHEYTVSILRDAGILEKHESFYDPVSFLAFLKESEEEPDVILLDVHFEGSGLSGVDILPFIREEYPYIPVILLTGMDAEATDEAQSDVFTYFIPKPVTEDHLLRMLHFYLGKSKKTAEQVNTLVAEMEEVKGYHQLLEEEVEQLQDEQRRLEEQSKTDKTGSAGKGFERVTEILESLLTKSEAMPSFIADLEKVYSTQFKLFKKVIETLIRFDVQDSGTPGMNIHKVKGTQNVFSARLSRKVRLFYYSSAKTTRKRLLRLDIYHNTKGMDKWIKNNYHSYAEIEE
- a CDS encoding ATP-binding protein, which translates into the protein MHLKNKSWRLPALALFYVLAYVLFDLGTDSIARHYIFCIFLVVSSLYFSWRLGGRETMTYVGFFNIFFAFIFSRLLHMTGNFSSKLFLSRSFMTLYVVAIIFMFIMTKRKSPADREKIDREKSIRDERQRRRQLELMVATEKLTDDMIIQANMVKDELMVLQNSWKSQIHTIVNDLPKVKERELYNQIVTPFEESIIEHLRDLEKRLSFKPQLIGLDELALNLTDRLENDQKQSRQRLDLQFNFEKWINREEEIFVDRYKTWEILLNLIRNSQTAMELRQIELLRQGSEAFKSFKPRLSINADVQGNYAQLTVADTGGGVSDDSLQDLFKRAVPSAKRKGKAMGQGTVFVKFFSDNMGFDISAKNTETLGSKGLEVTILIPLGTFGPAGAIPAAGDK
- a CDS encoding WD40 repeat domain-containing protein, which codes for MNNKSIILALTLLAILASGCAKQPSPATDEPSLVTDDNIDVSELVGNAPLSLAGFVEYAASQQYSPLDSIYNRPPEDMAGNYVVQLSKSNEVVNLDKDVTTYVQDRNILAAGLKNGVVRMYGGQGCAAVQAASDPVNSVSWFSESPYLAVSSGGNKVVEVFNVKECARVRVHDVNSTVDMFALSPRGSWLALIDVARRLWVGPANGKLRRIDRFTYQPLSLTFSNEEGILMGVDTTGKMVMWSPLKLTRIFDQKIKGGPFESVKAYGSHLNIVTEKGERFQWDVSKRTKSPFYEQEDGFFLKNGVLLYRSPRKTFSKKVQFKPVSFAVDRSPSGKVYRIKDIDGSFRYYSAINGTPLKDVQDFADWKKVKVGRDYGFSERGREFTLAVPIAQREFQRLYCRYIPSKGYYLWWKKVARPDDYFKSRGMLPRREGIAADSPLEWEPLESKRTDIRD
- the gspG gene encoding type II secretion system major pseudopilin GspG; translation: MQKKRIRIAELKKGQRGFSLIELMIVIVILGLLASMLVPKIMDRPNEARVTKAKMDMKALDSALKLYKLDTGRYPTTEQGLQALITKPESRPVPRNYRKGGYLDSAAAPVDPWGYDYIYRSPGEEDRPYELISLGADGMEGGEDYDADIKSWE
- a CDS encoding Tfp pilus assembly protein FimT/FimU, coding for MNTHAARRFSGGLTFIELLIVLFIVGMGWFTLMPNLDLAGDRGDDSLSLANSFIYEARTEAVLTDSRQSVYIDFENGLLKWNGEEVSLPSEVSSGHFNEYPIDDSGVEFIIYPEGFSDEVRLVFSDGLTVVLDPLAVRFGEI